In Papaver somniferum cultivar HN1 chromosome 1, ASM357369v1, whole genome shotgun sequence, a genomic segment contains:
- the LOC113303411 gene encoding uncharacterized protein LOC113303411 — protein sequence MMTTGDAMAPSTTIPFDNLPILSALLAGFLAQFLKIFTTWYKEKRWTSKKLFDSGGMPSSHSAAVTALATAIGFQDGIGGSLFPLAVVFAAVVMCDASGVRLHAGMQAELLNQIVCELPPQHQLSNISPLRDSLGHTPCQVIAGAILGCIVSYIMRRSA from the exons ATGATGACAACAGGGGATGCGATGGCGCCATCAACAACTATACCGTTCGACAATCTTCCTATTCTTTCTGCATTGCTAGCTGGTTTTCTGGCtcaattcctcaaaatcttcactacCTG GTATAAGGAGAAGAGATGGACATCTAAAAAGCTGTTTGATTCTGGCGGAATGCCTTCATCACATTCGGCAGCTGTGACAGCCCTTGCTACTGCTATTGGGTTTCAAGATGGGATCGGAGGATCTTTATTTCCCCTTGCTGTGGTTTTTGCTGCTGTT GTTATGTGCGACGCCTCTGGAGTTAGACTACATGCAGGTATGCAAGCTGAA TTGCTAAACCAAATAGTATGTGAGCTACCACCACAGCACCAGTTATCCAACATCAGCCCTCTACGTGACTCGCTTGGTCATACTCCTTGTCAG GTGATTGCAGGTGCCATCTTGGGATGTATAGTGTCCTATATCATGAGAAGGTCTGCTTAG
- the LOC113303421 gene encoding lysine-specific demethylase JMJ25-like has translation MAILAPANSMQSLIQTSEVGWNFTMETKRLQGFSLTQKRTSINRKRKRVGEIPVFDVPKKEPCRQRSARVSKMVLSDESEEEQLPPKKMAERQRFKRAKFKMVLSDESEEEQLPSKKKRVRLSFDSEEVTRTTRRSRCSVEKNSDPESLTSTSVSSSSSSSIAANEENIVKTRSMRKAKGTTNKNGEKKRVRCHQCNRNDRITVVQCKKCPQSLYCIQCIRDWYPELSEVEIRESCPLCRGNCNCNLCLIKHRAFKSTQGDVVKPKKIQHAQYLVHSLLPFLKQIHEEQSLEMEVEAGIQGISSSEIQPTEAPFYSDERVYCNNCATSIVDLHRSCQNCTYELCLSCCREIRKGSLLGGADEVLYNYSYRGFDYMHGGDPLSESSDVSRCMDQVETFTKWYSHDNGAIPCPPKEMGGCGNQILELKRIFPSCWIPDLKIKAEEIAKNYEDERSLTHYNVITTNNEMLRRAASREQSDDNFLFCPSSMDILNEEDLVNFQKHWIKGEPVIVRNVLARTTGLSWEPDVMLRAMSCNVDMETGAELSEEVKVIDCLSGCEVQISAQQFFKGYTAGRAYKNSWPEMLKLKDWPPSAKFEDYLPRHSDEFITALPFQEYTDPTHGLLNLVVKLPDECIKPDMGPKTYIAYGIAEELGRGDSVTKLHCDMSDAVNILTHTSEVVLTEEQRSRVQMQKKKHRAQDAKERLGPSPMDQENQHRNIAAETNRPLDDDNDIADPTFPGFGPPEEESGSALWDIFRREDVTKLQRYLRNHSKEFRHTYCSPVEKVVHPIHDQTFYLTIEHKRRLKEEFGIEPWTFEQKRGEAVFIPAGCPHQVRNLKSCTKVALDFVSPENIGECFRLMEEFRKLPKNHRAREDKLEIKKITLHAINQAVKDLEDLVAS, from the exons ATGGCGATACTTGCACCGGCAAATAGTATGCAGAGCTTAATACAGACTTCAGAAGTTGGTTGGAATTTTACAATGGAAACAAAAAGACTTCAAGGATTCTCCCTGACGCAAAAAAGAACTTCCATAAACAGGAAAAGAAAGAGAGTTGGAGAAATACCGGTTTTTGATGTTCCTAAGAAAGAACCGTGTAGACAAAGGAGTGCAAGAGTATCAAAAATGGTTCTTTCTGATGAGTCAGAAGAGGAGCAGCTTCCACCAAAGAAAATGGCGGAGCGACAAAGGTTTAAACGAGCAAAATTTAAAATGGTTCTCTCTGATGAGTCAGAAGAAGAGCAGCTTCCATCAAAGAAGAAAAGAGTGCGACTGAGTTTTGATAGCGAGGAAGTTACAAGGACAACTAGAAGGTCAAGATGTTCAGTAGAGAAAAATTCGGACCCAGAAAGTTTAACTTCTACTTcagtttcttcctcttcttcctctagcATAGCAGCAAATGAGGAAAATATCGTGAAGACCCGCAGCATGAGGAAAGCCAAG GGTACAACAAATAAGAATGGGGAGAAGAAGCGAGTGAGGTGTCATCAATGTAACAGAAATGACAGAATAACTGTTGTTCAATGCAAAAAGTGTCCACAATCACTATACTGTATCCAGTGCATCAGGGATTG GTATCCTGAGTTATCAGAGGTGGAAATTCGTGAGTCTTGCCCACTTTGTCGTGGAAATTGCAACTGCAATTTATGCCTAATTAAACATAGAGCTTTCAAG AGCACACAAGGGGATGTTGTCAAACCCAAAAAAATCCAGCATGCCCAGTATTTGGTCCACTCTCTCCTTCCATTTCTGAAGCAAATTCATGAAGAGCAGTCTTTGGAGATGGAGGTTGAGGCTGGAATTCAAG GAATATCTTCTTCTGAAATACAACCGACAGAGGCACCATTTTACAGTGACGAGCGTGTTTACTG TAACAACTGTGCAACTTCAATTGTTGACCTACATAGGAGCTGCCAGAACTGTACTTATGAGCTGTGTCTTAGCTGTTGCCGGGAGATTCGCAAAGGAAGCCTTTTAGGTGGTGCCGATGAAGTATTATATAATTACTCATACCGAGGGTTTGACTATATGCACGGAGGGGATCCTCTATCAGAGTCATCTGATGTCAGCAGATGCATGGATCAGGTTGAGACATTTACTAAATGGTATTCCCATGATAATGGAGCTATTCCTTGTCCTCCAAAAGAAATGGGTGGTTGTGGTAACCAAATTTTGGAGCTTAAGAGAATCTTTCCTAGCTGTTGGATTCCGGATTTAAAAATCAAAGCCGAAGAAATAGCAAAAAATTACGAGGATGAGCGGTCTCTCACCCATTACAACGTTATTACTACCAACAATGAGATGCTACGAAGAGCAGCTTCTAGAGAACAATCTGATGACAATTTCTTATTTTGTCCATCTTCAATGGATATACTAAATGAGGAAGATCTGGTCAACTTCCAAAAACACTGGATTAAAGGGGAACCAGTAATCGTTCGCAATGTGCTTGCAAGGACAACTGGTTTGAGTTGGGAGCCAGACGTTATGTTACGTGCAATGTCTTGCAATGTGGATATGGAAACTGGCGCAGAATTGTCGGAAGAAGTGAAGGTTATCGACTGCCTTTCTGGTTGCGAG GTTCAAATTAGCGCTCAACAATTTTTCAAAGGGTATACGGCTGGTAGGGCATATAAAAACTCCTGGCCTGAGATGCTTAAGCTGAAGGACTGGCCCCCGTCTGCTAAATTTGAGGACTACTTGCCCCGTCACTCCGATGAATTCATCACTGCACTACCATTCCAAGAGTACACGGATCCCACCCATGGTTTACTTAATCTAGTGGTAAAGCTGCCAGATGAGTGTATAAAGCCAGATATGGGACCTAAAACATATATTGCTTACGGGATTGCTGAGGAGCTTGGAAGAGGGGATTCTGTTACCAAGCTTCACTGCGACATGTCTGATGCG GTGAATATATTGACACACACATCAGAAGTAGTTCTGACTGAGGAACAACGATCCAgagtgcaaatgcagaaaaagaagCATAGAGCCCAGGATGCAAAGGAACGTCTAGGTCCAAGTCCAATGGATCAGGAAAACCAACATCGTAACATCGCAGCTGAAACTAATAGACcacttgatgatgataatgatattgcAGATCCAACTTTCCCAGGCTTCGGTCCACCTGAAGAGGAATCAGGTAGTGCTCTATGGGATATTTTTCGGAGAGAAGATGTTACCAAACTCCAAAGATACCTTAGAAATCACTCTAAAGAATTCAGACACACCTATTGTTCTCCAGTTGAGAAG GTAGTTCATCCCATTCACGATCAAACGTTCTATTTGACTATTGAGCATAAAAGAAGGCTTAAGGAGGAATTCG GCATTGAACCATGGACATTTGAGCAAAAAAGAGGTGAGGCAGTCTTTATTCCTGCTGGGTGTCCACATCAAGTCAGAAATCTTAAG TCATGTACAAAGGTTGCACTCGATTTTGTCTCTCCCGAAAACATTGGTGAATGCTTTCGATTGATGGAGGAATTTCGGAAACTTCCCAAGAATCACAGAGCTAGGGAAGATAAGCTTGAG ATTAAGAAAATCACACTTCACGCTATCAACCAAGCAGTGAAGGATTTAGAAGACCTGGTGGCGTCTTGA